A window of Tepidisphaeraceae bacterium genomic DNA:
TCCTTGTCGGTCTTGCCGATGCGCCTGAACCAGGGCACCGTGCCGTACCGGCCCATCAATACCACGTCGAGCACGGTCACCGGGAACGTCCAGTCGACGCTCTCCCGCTGCGGCACGTACGCGACGCGATGGCGCATCGCGCCGATCGGCTGGCCCATCACCTGCACCCACCCGCTGCTCGTCGGCAGCAGCCCCATGATCGCCTTGATCAACGTGCTCTTGCCCGCCCCGTTGGGCCCGATGATGCCCACCAGGTTTCCCTGCGGCACCGCCAGGTCGACGTTCCACAGCACGGGCCGGCGGTGATAGCTGACCGTGAGGTCGTGTACCTCAAGGGCAGGGGTGTCAGAATTTGCGATTTGCGATTTGCGATTTGCGATTGCCGGGGCCGCAGTGTGCAAAGTGTCAGCCATGTTGGAATCTCTCTGTTCAATCGCAAATCGCAAAATGCAAATCGGCAATCACCGCGTCAGCGCCTTCACGATCGTCTCAACGTTGTACCGCATCATGCCTTCGTACGTATCCACCGCATGTCCCGCGTGTTGCCCCGGGCTGCCCAAGGCGTCGCTATACAGCTCTCCACCAATCGTGACGTTCCAACCTTTCGCACGGCAGTCGTCGCGCACGCGTTCGATCGTCTTCGGGCTGACGCTGCTCTCGACGAAGATCGACGGCACCTTCTTCTTCATGATGAAGTCGACGGCGTTGTTGATGTTCGCCAGGCCCGCCTCGGTTTCGGTGCTGATGCCCTGCAGGCCGAAGACCTGCACATCGTAGGCGCGGCCGAAGTAGTTGTAGGCATCGTGGCTCGTCACCAGTACCCGCTGCTCTTTTGGCAACGGTGCGAACGTGGCGAGGTTGTCGGCGTGCAGCTTGCGCAGCGATTCGACCACCGCATCGCCCCGCGCCGCGAAGTCGGCGGCCTTGTCGGGATAGTTGCTCGCCAACGACGCGGCGACGGTGCGGGCGGCGTGCTCCCACAGTTGCGGGTCGAACCAGACGTGCGGGTCGTGCGAGCCGGCGTCGCCGATCAACCGCTCGTGCGGCATGTCCTTCGTCACCGCGACCGCCCGCTCACCACCACGCTCGAGCATCTCGACCATCGTGCCTTCGAGGTGCAGGCCGTTGTAGAAGACGAGGTCCGCCCGCTTCAGGTCGGCCACGTCGACCGGCGAAGGCTTGAACGTGTGCGGATCAAGGCCAGGGCCGATCATCACCTTCAGTTGCACGGCGTCGCCCCCAATCGCGCGCACGAGGTCGCCGATCATCGTGGTCGTCGCAACCACCTTGGGGGCCTCGGTTCGGTCAGACGTCGACGCGGCCCCGCAGCCCACCAGCAAAGCCAGAAACACCAGAGACCACATTTTCATAATTCAACCTCTTAATTTTGACTAATCAAAATAGCGTGCTCATACTAGGCGAACTACAATGGCAGGTCAACTGTGGCGAAATCGCGGGGTGGGTTAAGTCAACGGTGAAGCCCCGCGAGAAAACAGGCGAAAATTGGAAAAATGGCCAGTGTTACCGTCGAAAATTACCTGAAACACCTCTACGTGCAGCAGCAGCACGCAGTTGCAGGTGCGCTCGTGCCGATGGGTAAGCTGGCGGCCGCGATGGGCGTGGTGCCGGGGACCGCCACCACGATGGTGAAGGCGCTGGCCGATTCCGGGCTGGTGCAGTACGAGCCGCGCGAGGGTGTGCGGCTGACCCATCCAGGCGAGCAGTTGGCGCTGCACGTCCTAAGGCGGCACCGGCTGGTCGAACTCTTCCTCGTAAAGGTGCTCGGGCTCGATTGGAGCCACGTCCACGCCGAGGCGGAAGAGCTGGAACACGCGATCAGCGACCGGGTGCTGGAACGCATCGACGCCCTGCTCGGCCACCCGCAGACCGACCCGCACGGCGACCCGATCCCCACCGCCAGTGGTGAGGTCGCCTCCCCCACCCTCGCCAGCCTCGCCGACGCCGCGGTGGGCAAACCGCTGCGCATCGCGCGGGTCATTGATCAGGATCCCGCGTTTCTGCAGTTCGTCCACCGTTGCGGCCTAACGCCCGGCGTCGCGGTGGTGGTTGAGCGGAAGGAGGCCGTGTCGGATTCGATCGTGGTCAAGCCCAAAGGCACGGCCGCCGTCACGCTCGGCACCGGCGCGGCGGCGAAGATCCTGGTGAAGGTATAGGCGCGCTGAGGGACGGTTGATTCACCAAACTCCTCGAGTCGCGCCAGCTGTCATCCCGATGGGAGGCTTGCCGACCTGAGGGATCTCCCAAGGCCGAGAACCGTCCGTAGCTCGAGATCCCTCAGGTCGCCAGGGCTCCCATCGGGATGACAACTGCGCGCGAGGCGACAGGGTTTTGTGCGCTAACCTTTAGGCTCCGCTTGGGATGCCAGTCCTGGAAGTCGTGGTGGACCTGACAGTCGGAAACTGCTTCACATTCCCCCACTTCGCCCGCTCCCCTCTGTCAACCTTCGCATTATCATCCCCGCTCCACCTCAACCACAGGAGCAGGATCATGTCCATCAACTATCGTCAACTCGGTCGCAGCGGTCTGAAGGTTAGCCCGCTTTGCCTTGGCACCATGAACTTCGGCCCGCAGACCAGCGAGCCCGACAGCTTCGCGATTATGGATAAGTCGCTCGAGATCGGCATCAACTTCTTCGACACCGCCGACGTGTACGGCTGGAAGAAAGGGGAAGGCGTCACCGAGAGCATCCTCGGCCGATGGTTTGCCCAAGGTGAGGGCCGGCGCGATCGCGTGGTGCTGGCGACGAAGGTGTTCGGCGACATGGACCTGCCCGGCACGCCCGACCCCAACTTCGCGCGCGGCCTGAGTGCCCGCAAGATCATCATGGCGTGCGAGCGCAGCCTGAAGCGCATGCAGACGGACTGGATCGACCTCTACCAGATGCACCACGTCGATCGGCAGACCCCATTCGAGGAAATCTGGCAGGCCTTCGAGGTGCTGGTGAAGCAGGGCAAGGTCGTCTACGTCGGCAGCAGCAACTTCGCCGGCTGGGACATCGCCACTGCCCAGTGGAGCGCGAAGGAGAAGAACTTCATCGGGCTGGTCGCTGAGCAAAGCGTCTACAACCTGGACAACCGCACGGTGGAACTGGAAGTCGTCCCCGCCTGCCGACACTACGGTTTGGGCATCATCCCGTGGAGCCCGCTGGCGGGTGGCTTGCTGGGCGGCGCGCTGAAGAAGCAGCAGAGCGGTCGCCGTAGTGGTGAAGGGTTTGAGAAGCGCGTCGAATCGAAGCGGACGCAGCTGGAAGCGTTCGAAGGGCTGTGTCAGGAAATCGGTGAATCACCAGCCGACGTCGCTTTGGCGTGGTTGCTCAGCAATCCTGTCGTGACCGCTCCGATCATCGGACCTCGAACCATGGAACAATTGACGGGTTCGCTACGGGCGACCGAGATCAAATTGTCGCCAGAGACGATGGCATCGTTGGATAAGATCTTCCCAGGTCCAGGTGGAGAAGCGCCGAAGCCGTACGCGTGGTAAGTCTTGTTGAGGGGACTCGATGTAGACCCTAAGGGGCTTGCCACTTCAGTGGCACGCTCCCCTGTCCTTCTCACAAACGCAAACGACGCCCCTGGAACTTTAGTTCCACGGGCGTCGCTTATTCTCGGTCTCTAGCGTGGGCGCCAGAGCGTGCCACTGAAGTGGCAAGCCCCTTGTAAGACTCCATGCGAGCGACTAGTTCATCTTCGCGGGCTCGAAGCCGGTGCAACCGCTGACGGGCGTCACCATCAGGTGAAGCGACACGTGCTGCGGATGACCGCACTCCTCAACCATGTCCGGCGGAGCCTGGTGCTTCGTGCGGATCTGCACGAGATTGGGCTCGTTGTTATGACCTTCGCCAAAGTGAGTGCAAAGACCGCATTGACCATCGTGAATTGCGAGCATGATAATCTCCTTTTGTTGAACCACTCTCGTATCCCCACTATCGCAACTCATGGGCCACCACTGCAAGAAAAAAGCCGGATGAGAATCAGATTCAACTACTTGATTTACATGGGTTTACGAGATTGTGTCTCAGCGGGCATGCAATTGTGACTCGGTCTCTATAAAGGCAATATATTAAGGGCGATGGACGGGCAGTTCTGAACGCGTTTGGAGTGGCCGAAAGGTGTTCGCAGTGGGAACGGGCCCCCTCCCAACCTCCCCCGGAGTACCGGGAGAGGGGCAGGAGCGTGCTCGCGACTCTAAACGCATCCTTAGGATGAAGAACGGCAGGACTCGTCAATTCAACGACGGATCGTCCGGCAGGTCTTCCGGTGTGGCCTTCAGTTCGGCCGTCAGGATCGTCACCCACTTCTGCCACTGGCGCGGCCCCGGGTCGAACACCTGCTTCGGCGTCACGGGCGCTTGCAGCCAAGAGCCGATCTCAATCTCCCCTTCGAGCTGTTCCGAGCTCCAGCCCGCATAGCCGGCGAAGAAGCGTCTGGCGGACCGGTCCTCGTCGCGCAGCAGGGCCTCCACATCGTCCCGGTCTGCGGTGAAGTGGACGCCGGGGGCGATCTCGATCTGCGAGCGGTTCGGGTCGTCGTGGACGACCACTAACGGTCCCTCGCACGGCCCACCGCCGTGCAGCGTGCCGGTGACCTCGATCGACTCGTCGTCCATCGCCTGCCGCACGACCTGCTGCAGCGAAACCTCCAGTGGCCGGTTGACGATCAGCCCTAAGGCGCCGTTCTCGTCGTGCGACACCATCAGGATCACCGCCCGCGCGAAGTTCGGGTCCAGCAACTGGGGTGAGGCGATCAGCAGCTTGCCTGTAAGCGACGACATGACCGGGTTCCCAAAAGCAATCCCTACGCCGCCTGTGGCAACACGTACCACAGGATCATCAGAAAATGGCAGACGCTGCCGGCGATCACGAACAGATGCCAGATCGCGTGGTTGAACGGTAACCTCTCCCACAGGAAGAAGATCACCCCACCACTGTAGGCCAAGCCCCCCGCCAGCAACCACGCCCAACCACCGGCCGGCATGACCGCGAGCATCGGCTTCACCGCCACCACGAGCATCCAGCCCATCGCCAGGTACATCATGGTCGACAGCAGGCGGAACCGTTCGACGAAGAACAGCTTCAGCACCACACCGATGGCCGCAGTGATCCAGATGATCGCAAAGAGCGTCCAGCCCCAGCTGCCATACAACGTGATCAACAGCACCGGCGTGTACGTGCCCGCGATGAGCAGGTAAATCGACGCGTGGTCCAAGATGAGCGCCCGATACTTCCACCGCCCGATCGGCAGCGCATGGTAGAGCGTGCTGGCCAGATACGTCAGCACGAGACACCCGCCGAACACGCTCAGCGTCACCACGCGCACGGTGTCCCCGGTGGCTTTGGCGAGCATCACCAGCACCACCAGCCCCGCGATGGCCAGCAGCGTGCCGATGCCATGCGTGATGGTGTTGACGATCTCCTCAAGTCTGGTTTCCAGATGCTTGGTCAATCCGTCCTTTGGCAAGGGCACCTTCGAGGCATTGCGCGGCCCCTCAACCTTAGCAGTCGTTCCGGAGTGAGTCACGCCGTGGCCACCACGGCTTCCCTTAGCTCGCGAAAGACCACCGCGAGGCTCGCCGGCGTGTAGTGTGCGTTCAGCCCGCTGGGGTTCGGCAACACCCAGATCAGAGCATCGCCGATGCGCTCCTCCTGTCGGCCCAGCGTCGCCTTCGGACGATCGAACGCAGACCGATAGGCCCCGATGCCCAGGAACGCCACGACGCGCGGCTTGTACTTCTTCACCTTCCGCGCCAGCGCCTTCCCGCCGGCGATCAGCTCATCCTTCGACAGTTCATCCGCGGTCGCGGTGGTGCGCATGACGACGTTGGTAATGCCGTACCCCATCTTCAGCAACTCCGCCTTCTCCGCGGGCAACAGCAACCGTTCGGTAAACCCACCGGCGTACAGCGCTGGCCAGAACCGGTTGCCCGGTTTTGCAAAGTGATGCCCCGTTGCGCCGGAGTACAGGCCGGGGTTGATCCCGCAGAACAGGATTTTCAGGTTCGGCGCGATCAGGTCCGCGATGGACTTGCCGTTGGCGGCAACAAGGTCGGCGCGGGTGGGCCTGTAAGGGGTTGATTTCATTCTGCTAGCCTGTTCCTCATCGATTCTGCGCGTTGCTCCGATTGCCGATTCCTTTTCACAATTGCTTCCGCCCGCTCGAAGACGCAACAGTTTCCCGGTACGCTGGTAGACCTTGTAAGCAATCGAGTCTCACTTCACCCCAAGGAAATCGGCAGATGACCAATCCAGTGTATGCCCGGCAGGACGTCGAAGCGAAGCAGGTCGTCGAGGACTGGGGCAGCCTGCGCTGGCTGGCCAACGGGTCGGTCGGCAACGTGCAGGGGCTGACGCTCGGACGGGTCGTCATCAAGAAGGGCAAGTCCAACCCACGGCACGCGCACCCTGGCGCCGAAGAGGTCCTGTACCTGCTCAGCGGACAGCTCCGCCACACGATTGGCGATCAGTCCGTCATGCTGAACCCCGGCGACACCGTCGCGATTCCCGATGGCGTCTTTCACAACGCGTACAGCATTGGTGACGAGGACGCCGACATGATCGTCGCCTACTCCACCGGTCGGCGGTCGTTCGTGCTGGAAGACAAGGCGAGCGCCGTCCACGAGAGCGGTGGTGGCTTCACCATCCACGACCTCACGATCAGTCCCTGCTGCAACCAGAACATGGAGCTGGAACCCGTGCTGGCCGAGTACGCGAAGATCGGCTTCAAAAACTTTGAGGTCTTCACCACCTGGGCCAAGAGCGCGGTCGACATCAACCGCGACCCGGCCGAATACCTGCAGCTGGCAGCAAAGTACGGCATGCGGTTCACGTCGTTCCACCTGCCGGCGATCGCCGACGACTTTGATGCATCGCTCGAGCGCGCGATCAGCGCGATGAAGTTCGCCAAGGCCCTTGGCTGCGAGGTCGCGATCTACAAGGGTAACAGCCGCGACCTGATGATCCGCGGCGCCAAGCCATTCCTGGACGCCACCGAAAGCCTCGGCGTGACGCCCGTGCTGCAGAACCACGTCGGCACGCCGATCACCACGCTCGACGACTACGCCGCCGTCATCAAGGGCATCAACGATTCGCGCATGAAGTCGCTGCTGGAGGTGGGCATGTTCCACGCGGTGGGCACTTCGTGGAAGCAGGGGTACGACCTGCTGGGTGACAGCATCGCGCTCGTACACATCAAGGACATGGTCGGCGCGCAGCCTGTGCCGTTCGGCACCGGTGAGGTCGATTTGCCCGGCCTGCTTAAGCACCTGCGTGCCGTGCACTACGGCGGGCGCATCGTGATCGAGATGGACAAGCGGCCCGACCCGGAAAACACGCTGCGTTACCTGACCGATTCCATCAACTACTTCCGAGACACCTGTGGAGTGAGCATCCCATGAGCGATCCCCGACTTTGCATCGTTGGCGCCGGCAACCTGTCGACCAACCGCATCTACCCCTACATCGGCACCGCCGGCGCGCAGCTCGTGGGCGTGTGTGACTTCGATGCCGAAAAGGCGCAGCGCAACGCCCGTCGCTGGGGTGGCGAGGTCTTCAGCGACATGGCGAAGATGCTGACGGCCACTAAGCCCGATGGCGTGATCATCTGCGTCGGCCCCGAGGCGCACGCGGCGCTGTCGCGCGTCGCGATGAACATGGGCGTGCCCGTCTACACCGAAAAGCCCCCCGCCCCCACCGCGGCCGAAGCGCTGGAGCTGGCGCGCCTGTCGAAGCAGACCGGCGTGCTCTGCACCAACGCATTCAAGAAACGCTACAACGTCGCCTACAATCGCGCCAAACAGTGGATGGCCGGCTTCCCCCCAACCGATCTGTCGTCGATCTCGATCGACAACTGCTCGGCCAAGTTCAAGAACGACGGCTCGCTGCGCGGGAGCTTCCTGTTCGACTTCGGCGTTCACTCGATGGACCTCATCACCTACCTGGGTGGCGACATCGAGCAGGTCTTCGCGTTCAGCAAGGGCCTTGACGCTTACGCGATCGCGATCCGCTTCGCCAGCGGCGCCGTGGGCACGCTGACGATCAACGACTTCCGCACCTATAACCTGCCCACCGAGGAGGTCGAGATCACGCTGACCGATGGCAACTTCATGACGATCCACAACTCGTCGGTCTACCGCATCTCCGAAAAGGGCAAGGGCGCCGAGTGGCGCGAGCCCCCCACCTTCATCAGCGCCGGCGACAGCGGCAACGACACCGGCCATTTGGCCGAGATCGTCGACTTCGTGAAGGCGATCGGCGAGAAGCGCACGACGCGCTCGAACATCTACGAGAGCTACAAGAGCCTGATGCTGTACGAGGCCATCGTGCGCGCCGTTGAGACGGGGCAGGCGCAACGGATGGTTTACGAGACGATCTAAGGCGATCGGGTGACGGCTACTGTGGGGCAGGATGAAATCAGAAACCCTAAGTCCCAATGTCAGACAAACGACCAGTCACCAAATCCCAATCGGAATGGTGCGCCCCACACGAATCGTCATCCTGAGGTACCCCGAAGGATCTCCCCCCGTATTCGCTTCGGGAAGGAAGAGATCCTTCGGAGTACCTCAGGATGACGAAATTCATTAGGCCCATCGGTCCCGCTCTTTCTTACTGCCCACTCGCCCCAATCCCGGTAGCCGCGACCGATCGGTGGTGCTACCGTTAGAACATGCAGGCGGACGAACCCACCGACGCGCCGGCCACGACCGAGACGATCCCGTGCCCCGGCTGTGACGAGGAGATCGAGATCGACCGGTCGGCCGGCGATAGCTTCCGCTGCCCCTATTGCAACGTCTCCTTCTCGCTCGGTAGTGGAGACGACGATGGCACCACCGACGACGGTGAGGCCGAGCGGACCGAGCTGGAGCGACGGACCGATGAGGAGTTGGACGGCCTCCGCATTCGCCAGTTCGCCGCCGAACGACGGGCGGCGTACCGCCAGCGGTCGTACGTGATCGTCGCGCTCGGTGGTTCCGCCGTGGCGGCCGGCCAATTGGTGTGGATGACCTATCAGCACGTGCGTCGCGCGGGATGGGAATGGAAGCCGATCGGCTACGTGCTGTTCGCGATCGCATGCGCAGTGGCGGCCGTCATGCTATCCAAGCAGGTGCGCGCCATGACGCGAGCCCTCACCGCAAGCGCCGGTGCCACATCCACATCGAACAGCGATCGCGAGCCCGACTTCTCGACGCTGGGTGATGGCAGCGATCGCTGGCAGAAGTTGAACGAGGTGCGGTAAGCCGAGCGCCGAGCGGAATGCATTCAAACAAAAACGCCCAGCCACATCAGTGGCTAGGCGTTCGTCTTGGAAGCCTGTCAGTTCAACCCTGCGGCCGTTCCTTACGGTTCGGGCGGGCTGAACTGGAGTTCCGTGAGATACTCGTACATCGCCGTCGCGGTGTTGTGGGCGGGATCGTCACCCTCGTGCAGCAGGGTGAAGTTCTCCTCTGCCGCCGCCTGGGCGAGGTCGCGCAGGGCACCGCGATAGGCGCTCTTGTCCAACGCCTGATGATACTTCTCAGCGAAGTAATCGTAGGCGTCAGGGTGTTTTTCGAACCAGTCCCACAGCTTCGGCGAGGGCCCGAGGTGCGGCAGGACGTGATCGACGGCGCACCACTCGCGCAGGTCTTTCGTCATCCCGTGCGGCTCAACCCAGATGCGCTGGCCGTCGTCGTCTTCGATCGGTTCAAGGAAATGCTTGATCTTGATCATCGTCGCCTCTCTCTGCTCCTTCGCAGGCCATCGCACATCCGGTGCGATAATCTTACAATACAACGACGTAAACTTTGTGAAGTTCGGTGGCAAAGTCCACTTTCATACCAATCGTTCATCGGCTCGCAACAACCCCCATCCGCAAGAATTGCGCGAAAATACGCGCACATCAGAACGCCAATAAAAACTGACGTGGAAACAGAAGAGTCCGGTAAAAATGAACTAAAAACACATTGTTATCAGGCGTGACTGTGGCGCCTCCTGCTATCACCACCACGGGCGTTTTCGCTGAAGCGGCAAGGTTCGCGCGTCGCTTGAGAGAGCGGTTGGGCCGCGCCCATCTCACGCTTTAGGGATGCGATTGAAGAGCACCACGAGCACCAGCGCGATTGCCGACAACAGCAGTACCGGCCCCACCGCGGCGTGGGGTTCGCCTTGCTCCCACAGGTTGTAAACGAGCACCGGCAGCGTCATCGGTCGGCCGGGCAGGTTGCCCATCACCATCACCGTCGCGCCGAACTCCCCGAGAGCCCGCGCAAATCCAAGGACGAGCCCGCTTGCCAGCCCGCGCCATGCAATCGGCACCGCCACCTGCCAGAAGGTCTGCCAGCGAGAGGCGCCGTTGACGCGCGCGATGTCGAACATCTCCCGCTCGATCGAACCGAACGCGGCCTTGGCCGGCAGGTAGAGCAACGGCGCCGCAACGACGGCGGCGGCAACCATGCCCCCTTCCGCGCGGAACAGCAGTGAATAGCCGTCCGTCGCGTCGGCCAGCCACTGGCCGATCCACCCACGCCGGCCGAACAGTACGATGAGCAGGTAACCCACGACAGTTGGTGGAAGCACGAGGGGCATGAGGATCAGCGCATCCACCACGCTGCGCCCGGTGAACCGCCGACGGCTGGCGGCGTACGCCAACGGCACCGCCAGCAGCGCCGCCAGCAACGTTGCCGGGATGGCGATCGACAGTGAGTACAGCAGCGTGCCCCAGAGGGTATTCATCGCGCGGGCACCGTTGTGGGAGCCGGCGACGTGGTGCTCGCCGTGGTCGGCGAGGCGGGCGCAGGGGGCACCTCGAAGCCCTTATCGCGCAGCGCACGCCGACCGGGCTCGGCCGTCAGGTAAGCCAGGAACCGCTCGGCCGCTGCACGCCGAGGTGTGGCGGTGACGATGGCTGCGGGGTATACGATCGGCTCGTGCAGCGACGGGTCAACCGCCGCGATCGAACGCACCCGCTCACGCGCATCGTTGGCGTCCATTGCGTAGACCAGACCCGCGTCCACTTCACCGCGCGCGACGTAGTCGAGCACTTGCCGCACGTTGTTGCCGTAGACCAACTTGTCCCGCACGGCGGCAGTCAAGCCACTCGCCGCCAACGCCTGGGCCGCGTAGTCACCTGCGGGCACGGTCTTCGGTTGTCCCGCTGCCAGCCGACGAACGCGATCGGTCGCCAGATCAGCCAATGACGTAATCGCCGGCCCACCGTCGACCGGCACGATCAGCACGAGTTGGTTGCGCGCCACCACGACGCGCGTCGCCGGATCGCCCAAGCCGTCGCGCAGCATCTCGTCCACCTGCCGGTCGGCCGCGGAGATGAAGACGTCGACCGGCGCGCCCGCCTTGATCTGCGCCAGTAGCGCCCCCGACGCCGCGAAGTTGAACGACACGGGGTCGCCCGTCGCGCGCTCGTAGTCGCCGCGCATTGCCTCCAGCGCCGGCTTCAAGCTGATGGCCGCCGACACGGTCAGGCGATCCTGCGCCAGCGCCGATGCCGCCGTCGCCAGCGTTGTGAGGAGCAGCACTAGGCGTGGAACGAATCGCGTGAGCATAGCGGACGACAGGGTACCAGAAACCGGTCGACGCCATCGCGGCGCGACGGGAGATCGACAAGGAGCACAGATGGACGAACGTCGATCATGCGACGCAAACGTTGCCGCTGAAGTGACAATGCCGGAGGCGACTGCGCTGTGTTCTGCGCGATCGATCGAGTCAATGTGACGGGGTGATACGGGCCAATGAAAATTGCCGGAATTCACTTTGACGGACGAAAAGCCAAAGGTATAAATAAAATCGCTTAGGTGGCGGGTTAGTCGCTCGGCCTCGGGAAAGTGTCTCTTGTTAACCCTTTCTTCTTGTCCCCTCCCTCCCGCGTCGGTTGGCATGTCAACCTCTTTCGATCGTGCCCGGAAAGAACCAATAGTCACTCGGGCTCTCAGTCTACCCATGCTTTAGGAGATCCCTATGGGTAAGAAGTTGTATGTCGGTAATTTGGCCTATGGCGTTGACAGCTCAGAGCTTGAGCAGATCTTCGGCGCGCACGGGACCGTGACCTCGGCCCAGATCATCAACGACCGTGACACCGGTCGCAGCAAGGGCTTCGGGTTCGTCGAGATGAGCAACGACGATGAAGCCCAGGCCGCGATTGCCGCCCTCAACGGGCAGCAGCACAACGGTCGCGCCCTGACCGTCAACGAAGCCCGTCCCCGTGAAGAGCGTGGTGGTGGCTTCGGTGGTGGCGGCGGCGGTGGCCGTGGCGGCTTCGGTGGTGGTGGCGGCGGTGGTGGCCGCGGCGGATTTGGTGGTGGAGGCGGCGGTGGTGGTGGCCGTGGTGGCTTCGGTGGCGGTGGTGGTGGACGTAGCGGTGGCGGTGGCCGAGATCGCTACTAAGCCGATCGATCATCCGACCTGCTAGTTCTATAGCATTGACCGCAAGGCCCTCGTGCAGACGAGGGCCTTGCTCGCTTTCCGGCTTGTGAGGGCTTTCACGAGCGCCGCGCCCTACTGCTTCAACTGCAGGAACGGCTGCATCGCCTCGAACCACTTCCGGGCCATCTTCTCCTGCCCGCTCGGGTTTGGGTGTGCCCAGTCAAACGTATCGGTCTGCGCGTGGTTCGGGTCCTCGTTCCACCCCTGGTAATGATGCACCGTCCGCACCGGCGACGCCTCCGTGTTCCGATCCTTCGCCATCGCTTCCACCAACGGCCGGATCTGTGCCGCGGCGCCGCCATTGAAGTTGAGATG
This region includes:
- a CDS encoding RNA-binding protein, which gives rise to MGKKLYVGNLAYGVDSSELEQIFGAHGTVTSAQIINDRDTGRSKGFGFVEMSNDDEAQAAIAALNGQQHNGRALTVNEARPREERGGGFGGGGGGGRGGFGGGGGGGGRGGFGGGGGGGGGRGGFGGGGGGRSGGGGRDRY
- the modA gene encoding molybdate ABC transporter substrate-binding protein, whose product is MLLLTTLATAASALAQDRLTVSAAISLKPALEAMRGDYERATGDPVSFNFAASGALLAQIKAGAPVDVFISAADRQVDEMLRDGLGDPATRVVVARNQLVLIVPVDGGPAITSLADLATDRVRRLAAGQPKTVPAGDYAAQALAASGLTAAVRDKLVYGNNVRQVLDYVARGEVDAGLVYAMDANDARERVRSIAAVDPSLHEPIVYPAAIVTATPRRAAAERFLAYLTAEPGRRALRDKGFEVPPAPASPTTASTTSPAPTTVPAR